The following coding sequences lie in one Lolium perenne isolate Kyuss_39 chromosome 2, Kyuss_2.0, whole genome shotgun sequence genomic window:
- the LOC139835603 gene encoding uncharacterized protein has product MYESCHAIKSQALADFLADWEEAQQPSSPTDLKHWTLHFDGSKNLEVAGAGVVLTSPKGDIVRYVLQLRFEPCANNMAEYEAVLHGMRIAKEMGATRLRWLGESDLVASQTSGTCDATDANMIGYKRAVDQAGASFAGHVVEWVDRRKNEEADALARLRSKRHPPPPRVSLDILTHSSVRVPREIDIAEPPAPDSVLVALAFDTGDWTEPYISYLERQVLPMDETEARTLVRRCKSFTIINNELYKRTVSGVFQRCVTADEGRKILCD; this is encoded by the coding sequence ATGTACGAGTCGTGCCATGCTATCAAGTCCCAAGCGCTAGCCGACTTCCTCGCAGATTGGGAAGAAGCCCAGCAGCCGAGCTCCCCGACGGACCTCAAGCATTGGACACTACACTTCGACGGCTCCAAAAACCTCGAAGTAGCTGGAGCAGGGGTCGTCCTCACTTCGCCTAAAGGCGACATCGTGAGATACGTCCTGCAACTCCGATTCGAGCCCTGCGCCAACAACATGGCCGAATACGAGGCAGTCCTCCACGGCATGCGCATCGCgaaagagatgggcgcaacacgaTTACGTTGGCTCGGCGAATCTGACCTCGTCGCCAGCCAGACGTCCGGCACCTGCGATGCCACTGACGCCAACATGATCGGCTACAAGCGAGCGGTCGACCAGGCCGGCGCCAGCTTCGCCGGCCACGTTGTCGAGtgggtcgacaggcgcaagaacgaagaagcagacgcaCTGGCCAGGCTCAGGTCCAAGCGACACCCACCCCCTCCACGCGTCTCCCTCGACATCCTCACTCACTCGTCGGTGCGTGTGCCACGGGAGATCGACAtcgccgaaccacccgcacccgactcCGTCCTAGTCGCACTCGCCTTCGATACTGGGGACTGGACGGAAccatacataagctacctcgagcGCCAGGTATTACCGATGGACGAGACGGAGGCACGCACGCTCGTGCGCCGctgcaagtccttcaccatcatcaacaatgagctCTACAAGCGCACTGTCTCCGGAGTATTCCAGCGGTGCGTCACCGCTGATGAAGGCCGCAAGATTCTGTgcgactga
- the LOC139835602 gene encoding uncharacterized protein: MIATGNFFHIQPSSYQPASSHLAHTWMVLVVTINLFIGSPASATPLSLALASSMTPLHWGNSSPPLSPKPAKYTDSESDSVDATPYQYPTAVFMATGDEAPPPPDPFSTPLPATATVTEIEAHWAALEEQRKKELVERQKFRLEQDSGFPSARLNFDDPDGEVRVARFQNHGVPESSRVAAGRVAHGEPPPPPPPGGRQAPRAEVDANGLPLHSSLADNVAAAQAALTNLPEMGDGAIFVQHAKALVAKALEQHGTGRHSTKHRVEPRPPRAMVAANGQPIDARTHIVNDQEWRARNRANDRFANEAPRQSAFNRVGPACFGPMMRGEPYPVGFKGPRDIEKYDTHIDPTVWIDSYTMAMGILGYSELLAARYLPLMMDGVNRHWFNTLTPNSIDSWEEARTAFSQHIASAYTRATTIEDLDRCVQSPRESTRRWVQRWQDMWTTSSGITTDTAIYCFRRCCQYEPLSAKLCRVGRDNISIAELFDIAQRYADEVPTVDSDDEYGQQRNHRPTHSDTRRGDYWFGGRSSNGKRRADDGHTELVANADYEQRDPKSFCRDNRAPREDRPQPKRFDVCSLLDAPCIYHSREGNPSTHTTGNCFSLKQIEKARIAKEGNGDNQHKDRTKDQDQHKEDVFGRSTGSLHTFTGVGDWRDRKVLARAVASEQSITWSREDHAPSIEYPGQVALVVRPKVADYWLPKTLMDGGSSINIMYYDTFRRLGLPDSRLENTSVTFHGIVPGRKAFPIGEVTLLVTFGTPVNYRTERITFEVVNFRSLYHCVLGRQMFARFMATPHYAYNMMKMPGPRGVITIHGDPKMAVECEDGGAKLADAVIAEERDNTVELAKYPIDRNDPAILEKPTELDSPAATFKPTTDTRQVDLVENDSSKQTWRMCIEYTSLNRACPKDPFVLPRIDQIINAVARSESLCFLDAYSGYNQIKMAVEDQEKTVFITPLGAYCYIAMTFGLRNAGATYQRCLINCLESQIGRNVHVYIHDMVVKSPRHDDLVADLAETFANLRRYQIKLNPLKCTFGVPSRKLGYVISKRGIEPNPEKTSAFMRTKRPTCLVDAQKLSGRVAALSRFIPRLGNKATPLYRLLKKSDSFLWTDEAQKALEELHNALRNAPVLAAPLPQETMLLYVGASSRAISAVMVIERKEEGKD; the protein is encoded by the exons atgatcgccacgggcaacttcttccacatccagccgagCTCCTACCAGCCGGCCTCATCGCACCTCGCGCACACTTGGATGGTACTGGTCGTAACGATCAACCTCTTCATCGGCTCGCCGGCATCAGCGACCCCACTGAGCCTCGCCCTGGCCAGCAGCATGACCCCTTTGCACTGGGGCAACTCCTCACCGCCACTCTCCCCCAAACCGGCGAAATACAC CGACTCCGAGTCGGACTCTGTCGACGCCACGCCGTACCAGTACCCCACTGCCGTTTTCATGGCGACCGGCGACGAAGccccgcctccgccggatcccttcTCCACCCCACTCCCTGCGACTGCGACCGTGACCGAGATCGAAGCACATTGGGCGGCCCTGGAGGAGCAAAGGAAAAAGGAACTCGTCGAGCGGCAGAAGTTCCGCCTCGAGCAGGACTCG GGCTTCCCCAGCGCCCGCCTCAACTTCGATGATCCGGACGGAGAAGTTCGGGTCGCCCGATTCCAGAACCACGGCGTCCCCGAATCGAGTCGGGTTGCCGCCGGCAGGGTGGCACACGGAGAACCACCACCCCCTCCGCCACCTGGAGGACGGCAAGCTCCTCGAGCAgaggtcgacgccaacggcctGCCTCTTCACTCGTCACTGGCCGACAACGTCGCGGCCGCTCAGGCCGCCCTCACCAACCTCCCCGAAATGGGAGACGGCGCAATCTtcgtccagcacgccaaggcccTGGTCGCCAAGGCCCTAGAGCAGCA CGGCACAGGCCGCCACTCGACTAAACACCGAGTCGAGCCACGACCTCCGCGGGCGATGGTCGCCGCCAACGGGCAGCCGATTGACGCGCGCACacacatcgtcaacgaccaagaatggcgaGCGCGCAACCGCGCAAACGACCGCTTCGCCAACGAGGCCCCGCGCCAAAGCGCGTTCAACCGAGTCGGCCCAGCATGTTTTGGCCCCATGATGAGAGGCGAACCCTACCCCGTAGGGTTCAAGGGtccccgcgacatcgagaagtacgacacGCATATCGACCCCACGGTCTGGATCGATTCGTACACCATGGCGATGGGTATCCTGGGATACTCCGAGCTGCTCGCCGCCCGCtacctgcccctcatgatggatGGGGTAAACCGtcactggttcaacaccctcaccccAAACAGCATCGACTCGTGGGAGGAGGCTCGCACTGCCTTTAGCCAGCACATCGCCAGCGCATACACCCGCGCAACCACCATAGAGGACCTGGATCGCTGCGTTCAGAGCCCGCGCGAATCGACTCGCCGGTGGGTACAacgctggcaggacatgtggacgacctccagcggcatcacCACAGACACGGCGATCTACTGCTTCCGGCGGTGTTGCCAATACGAGCCACTCAGCGCCAAGCTCTGCCGCGTCGGCAGGGACAACATCTCCATTGCCGAGCTCTTTGACATCGCCCAGCGCTACGCTGACGAAGTCCCAacggtcgactcggacgacgagtacgggCAGCAGCGCAATCACCGCCCCACTCACTCCGACACTCGCCGCGGCGACTACTGGTTTGGAGGCCGGTCAAGCAACGGCAAGCGACGCGCAGACGACGGTCACACGGAACTCGTCGCCAACGccgattacgagcagcgcgaCCCAAAGTCCTTTTGCCGAGACAACCGTGCCCCCAGAGAAGACCGGCCCCAGCCCAAACGGTTCGACGTGTGCAGCCTGCTGGACGCCCCGTGCATCTACCACAGCAGGGAGGGCAACCCCTCCACCCATACGACTGGAAACTGCTtctccctgaagcagatagagAAGGCCCGCATCGCCAAGGAGGGGAACGGCGACAATCAGCACAAGGACCGCACCAaagaccaagaccagcacaaggaAGACGTTTTCGGCCGCAGCACCGGCTCGCTCCATACCTTCACCGGAGTCGGCGACTGGCGCGACAGGAAAGTCCTCGCAAGGGCGGTGGCT TCCGAGCAGAGCATCACGTGGAGTCGTGAAGATCACGCCCCAAGCATCGAGTACCCCGGCCAAGTGGCGCTAGTCGTGAGGCCCAAGGTTGCCGACTACTGGCTTCCGAAGACTCTGATGGATggaggaagctccatcaacatcatgtactacgaTACCTTCCGGCGGCTCGGCCTGCCTGACTCGCGCCTCGAGAACACCAGCGTCACATTCCACGGCATCGTCCCGGGGCGGAAGGCTTTCCCAATCGGCGAGGTCACGCTGCTGGTAACCTTCGGTACACCCGTGAACTACCGCACCGAGCGGATAACATTCGAGGTGGTCAACTTCCGCAGCCTATACCACTGCGTCCTCGGTCGCCAAATGTTCGCCAGATTCATGGCTACGCCTCATTACgcctacaacatgatgaagatgcccggGCCTCGGGGTGTCATCACCATCCACGGCGACCCAAAGATGGCCGTGGAATGCGAGGACGGcggcgccaagctcgccgacgccgtcatcgccgaggAACGCGACAACACCgtcgagctcgccaagtaccctatcgaccgcaacgaccccgccatcctcgAGAAGCCGACCGAGCTCGACTCACCCGCAGCAACCTTCAAGCCTACAACCGAtactcgccaagtagatcttgtagagaaCGACTCGAGTAAGCag acatggcgcatgtgcatcgagtaCACCAGTCTCAACCGCGcctgccccaaggacccattcgtcctaccgcgaatcgaccagatcaTCAACGCGGTCGCGCGGTCGGAATCGCTATGcttcctcgatgcatactccgggtacaatcaaataaagatggcggTAGAAGACCAGGAGAAAACGGTGTTCATCACGCCACTCGGCGCCTACTGCTATATagccatgaccttcggcctcaggAACGCCGGAGCCACTTACCAGCGGTGCTTGATTAACTGCCTGGAAAGCCAAATCGGTCGCAACGTCCACGTCTACATACACGACATGGTGGTCAAGTCGCCTCGGCATGACGACCTAGTCGCCGACCTCGCCGAGACCTTCGCCAACCTGCGGCGCTaccagatcaagctcaaccccctaaagtgcaccttcggggtcccATCCAGAAAACTCGGCTACGTCATTTCCAAACGCGGCATTGAGCCCAACCCGGAAAAGACTTCGGCATTCATGCGAACCAAGCGACCAACTTGCCTGGTCGACGCGCAGAAACTttccgggcgagtcgcagccctCAGTCGCTTCATCCCCCGACTCGGCAACAAGGCCACGCCACTCTACCGTCTCCTGAAGAAGTCGGACTCGTTCTTGTGGACAGACGAAGCGCAGAAGGCCCTGGAAGAACTCCATAACGCCCTGAGAAATGCTCCTGTCCTCGCGGCCCCACTTCCACAAGAAACCATGTTGCTGTACGTTGGCGCCTCCAGTCGCGCAATAAGTGCAGTCATGGTCATCGAGCGCAAGGAGGAAGGGAAAGATTAG